The segment ttttctcttaagttGTAACTTTCATAAGtgaaaatttacaatttttgttcGACTCTTCCATGCATCGCATTGGCCAACGACTAGTTTGTTTTGATACTATGATCAATATCCAATTCTCTCAGAAGTTCAAACTGTTAcgaaatagtaaatttaatcatttaagcTATGTTCTAGCATAGTTAGATTATTCTTTTACCTACTGTTAAATGGTATGGAATATTCTGATAGTCTGTTAATAGCAAGTTGTGTAAGAGAGTCAATGGCGTAGTACGACAAGTAAAACGTGGTTGATGATTCGTAGAATCAAGGGACACGGTAACCGACAAATACGAAACTGTTCTAACTCCATTAGAATTATGTTCAGGTCCATTGCATCTCTCAATACGTAGGAGCTTTAAGCTACCCATAAAGCAATCGGAACGAAAACGTTTTGATCAAAATCGACTGAAAGATTCAAATTGACTAAAGACTTCGAAAATAGACCGTTGTTTTGAGCGAGATGGAATAGGGTGTTgactaaaaattatttgatataaGCGGTGGATTACATCCTTCTTTCACATAAACGTTAAGTTCTAAGTACAAGACTCACTGTGAAGTTCACCTTAATGTGAGAAAAGGGTGTAACTCACGTAATCCGCAGGATAATTTACGTAATTGACAATGTCAATTTAGTGACAAGTCATTAGTGGGAAATGGCTGTATTCAAATAGACTAGCTCTTTCATTAAGTCATTGTCActactaaaaaacaaaagaaacaaaatcctTAGATGGTAAtacaaaaaattgtgaaatcttATTGCTACAAAACTAAGCaataaagcaaaagaaaaagaaaataccaaaTGTGAAGGTGGGTTCTAATTAgcttaattagtaaaaaaaattatcaatcatCATAAAACGgatgtcataaattgaaattttatcatatttatcaaaataaaataaaaaataaaagtgaataaTAATAGCACTTACCGTGAGACtcagttttaaagttgtttttgttgaaaaaagtacTTGCAAGTCCCGTGAATAattaaagttatttttgttgaaaaaagtacTTGCAGATCTCGTAAACAATGCACGAGACCCACTAAAAAAACGTACCTACCGGAAAACGCTCAAAAAGCATTTACCAAACTCACGCATGATTGAGGAATTCAAAGAGATCAATTAGAAAATAACACGTTAAAtcatacctttaaaaaaaaaaaaaaaaaaccttgaatcaTAGAACTACAATGAAACATCCAATCAATGCTTATAAAATCAGGATTTTCTCTCCACGTGGGTCTAGTAACAAATAATATGGCTGAACTAACCGCGCTCAGGTAGGGCTTGTCCATGGCATGGACTATgggatttaaatttatttaccTAGAACTTGATTTTAAAGTGGTACTAAATTGGTTAACCAATCCCAATACGAGTTTCCCTACTAATATGATGTCTTTAATTTGTGATTGCAGGAATCTCTTAGAGCATGACTGGGAAGTGTGTATGCACCACATTTACCGTGAAGCAAATTAAAGTGCGGACACTCTGGCAAAGCGGGGAACTCACCAACGGAACCTTTTGACTGTCTATAGTACCTATCCCAGTTTTGTATATGTTTGCTATGTAAGGGATTTGGCTGGCCTGGGCGTGACTAGACTATGTGCCCTAGGCTCAGATGTTGGTGATGTATGaacattatataatataaataagaCCTCCCGttttccacccaaaaaaaaaagaatgaataaataaataaaaaaggtttgATCCTTGTAGATGAATAAGCATATTATATTGCTGTCTTATAAAATCTAtaaacctttatatatatatttccttgaAATATAATTTCGTGCCTAAAAACTtggtttaagattttttttttttttttttaattcctcttatataaaaagtttcaatttcatcctaaaacatttgaaagattGTACTTTCATTTATCTGGGATTAAAAGAATTGCATACATGCCTTATAAAACACCGTTGTGGTATGTCAAAAAGCTAATGTAGCCTGAAAGAAAAATTGACGGATGGGTAATATTGAtaccttttaaaattttagtttagtcATCAACTTATTGCAACCCTCTTCTTTCATTTGGGCTTGAATCTCATGTTGTAGGTAACCTATGATTCTACCATATCGCCTCTTCTTTTAAGGGATTGTGGAATATAGAGCCTCTTACATCACACAACTTgtttttaaacattaaaaaaaaaacacatgttcCTTAATACCATTtattatgtccaaaataaaatcCTACAAGCAAGGTGAGGAGGATTTAAACCCAGATTCTCCtcattgggaaaaaaaaatcagataatgGCATTGTACAAGACTTTTGACTTTAAACCTCATTTAGAGTGATAGAGTCGTTCAAATGTGCCTATTTATTATCCAGCTCTATATCTTTTCAACCCCTAAATTTTTCTGCTAACTTGTCTCATCTCTTTctcaatattttcattttatcttCTCCTCTttatatctaagttttaaaaCAATGTATTTTGTCATTCTGCTTacttgaacaataaaaatttctccCAATCCTTGCCTTTCTTTGATGTGATTTTCAGGATGTGATCACAGTAGCGACATTGTAACAAAGGTAACATGAGACTACATAAATAACTctgtaaataattttaaagcAAAAATGCGTTGGTCATCACTTAGTAATAATACAGGTTATATGGATGCtgttataattcttttttatctctctgcaaaatttaaaaatgaaattgtaGGTGTTTCTTGTCATTATCAAGCATTTTAAAGTGCCAGAGGATGTACCCTCGAAGAAACAAGAAACTTTACACAATTCACTAAACATGTATCTAactaggggtgttcaccaaaccgcaCAAACCGCAAAAATCGTACTAAAACCGCCCACAAAATAGCATAACCATACCACACCGCAAATAACAATACATCACACTGCATGATGCAATGTGgtttgcggttttataatatgaaaaccgcaccctctctatatactaatatatttatttatttttaatattaaatatattattaatagtttaataaccctagttttcaaaaaaaaaaataataatcctaACAAGTGTTGACTAAAaaagccaacccaaaataaagaacaaCTAGCTAAATAACTTAAAACTTGGccaaaaaagggggaaaattaGTTTTGGGATGGGTAGGAAatgcccaaaatttgaaaaatatatcaacTTCAAACCTCATCTTATACGTAGCACCGCACATGTGACTGCAAAAATGAGATGCGATGCAATTATGATTTTGGTTAAACTTTAAACTGCACTACACTACACTGCACCGCACCgcacatgtgaccgcaaaaTAAAGTGTTGTGCAGATATGATTTTAACCAAACCACATCGCAAAGTGCGGTGCTAATAATGACCcaaaaccgcaccgcaccgcgAACACCCCTGTATCTAACCGTGCCTATAGGAATAAGACAACATCCACAAATTTGAGAACATAAATTTCATTTCAACCAAAGTATATCTTATTGTACACAAATCTGTTGATAACAAAGATTAAAGAATTTTAATAATCTAACAATTCCTGTCTTGTTTGGTACATGCAAAAAAGTTTACTTGGTAGCATACAAACAAACAGATTGAACATAAGAATCCTTTCCTCTTCACCATTTTTGAGGGTCATATCTCTCTGCAACCTTGAGACAACTTTATGTTAACTTGAGGCATATGACTTGACGGCAACAACGATACAATAGCCCTTTACACAAAAAGTAAACTCATAGACTACAAATATGTGCCAGGCGTGAAGAAATTGGTTCAATGAGGGGCCAAGAAACACAAAAGGCAGGTGTGAACTGCCAATACTCTAGCCAGCACATTGGCTCCACTCATGGTAAACTGAGTCCCAGTCCAAATCCTGGGGAAATAGCTTCCAAcattactcaaaaatcaaaatactaaaGGTCAACTCACCTGCTCGCCTATCAAGTCAAGACCAACAATTAAGAAAGTGATCCCTTGAAATAATAGGAAATAGAAGTGAATTCCTTGGGCAGACAACAAGCTTCTCACTGAGGCAGTTAACAAAATGAATGCAAGAGTAAGTTCCTTCCTATACAACCGGTTTCTTCTAGTTTTACCCATTTTTTTAGATGTCTCTAGTTTGCTCAGCTCTTCAAGGCCCGAATCTGAGGATGACCTTAGAAGACCGGTAGTTTCCACTAGGGGATCAGATTCCTTCTCAAATGCAACTAGGTCATTCTCTGATGATCTTCCCAATTTCTTTGTAACTATCCACTCATAAGAACTTCCAAACCGAAACAATCCAGATATCATGGCATTAAATTTGGTCACAGACATGGTGTTCTCAAAAAGAAGGTAAGGAACTATAAATGGGATTGATCGTGGTGCTGGGAGAATATTCAAAATAGACATGATTCCTGGAACATAACAAACAACCCAAGCTGGTAGCTGAGCTTCTGGCAGGAACATGGTCAGGGGGAGAATGATGCAAAAGAGTGTGAACGAATAAAATGGCAGGATGAGCTTCCGtaggaggaagaaaagaaatatcaaaTTGGCTTTCTTGGCAAAACTCACCTGGAACGTCAAAGAAAGTAACATTAGAATGAGATATAAAACATACTTAAAGCTGAAGTACTTAATACCAAACATCAAAGCCACAGAATGATGAGTTAAAAAACTTAATTGAAGTAATGTCTTAGAAGGATACATTTAAATGATTTTGTTTGCACAACTGTGCATCTTTATGTTTGAAAGTCTTAATGGAACTTTCATAGTTTGTTTATCGAAGAGAGTGCAATGATTTGTCAACTTCATAATCCATCTTTCCTCATGACCATTTATCAGGTTTCTTAAACTTTCATCATATTCAATGTCTTGCAAATAACACcataaataaatgaaacttCCATACCTTAGAACGGAGTATGTCAACAAAGCACAAGCGGAGCAACTGCATTGGACCTGAATGCCATCTGTGTTGCTGTTTCTTGTATGCTTCATAGGACTCTGGGAGTTCACAGAGGCACTGCAAGAAGGGGTAAGATCAGAAAAGCATATGATTAATCTTAAAACATGTTAAGAAACCCTGTGAATGGGAATACATTATACCCTAACATCATCCAGATATATGAACTTCCACCCACAAAGATGAGCACGAACAGCAATGTCCATGTCCTCAACAGTTGTCCGTTCCAACCAGCCACCACAGTCTTCAAGGGCTTTAATTCTCCAAACACCAGCAGTTCCATTGAATCCAAAGAAGTTGATAAACATGCCATTGACCTGTTGCTCAACCTCAAAGTGGAATGACAAGTTTATGTTCTGCAACCTTGTAAGCAAGTTCTCATCCTTGTTCACAAATGACCACCTTGTCTGGACTAATGCCAGTTCATCATTCCCCTTCAAAAAAGATCTGAAGTTAGAAAATCAAAACTTAAAGGTCACCAATATCTACTTTATAATCTACAAAATGTTTCCATACTAAACAAAAGCACTCAATAAAGTCAATAGATGGTGAATATTGAGGGTTTGGGGAAAAGGAAGAAACTTGAATAATTACGCTGACATCAATTAGAATAGCCTCATCAAACTACTATTTCCACAACAGAGTTGAAAAAGAGTTTTCAATCGTATTTAACTTTTTTCCCTCTCTATAGGCAATTCAACTCACACACCCATAAGGATTGAACTCATGGTCTCACCCCTCCACCCTTTGTGGGAAAGGAGACACCATTTGGTTCAAAGACAATTGGTGCTATCAATCACATTCATATTTGCATCCAAACACAAATGTCGTATTGATTAAAGGAATCAATCAACTCCAACATCCAAATTCTTGGGAATGTGATCCCTAGAAATCTAAAAAGCTTGGAAATGTTAGCATGGCTGTTTGGTTTGATTAGGAATTCACTAAGATTCCCACGAATGTGAGATCCTCTTATATTGGTTTATTCCTAGGAATCCTATAGGAATTAttgatttttccaaaaatatctTTGTACATGATAAGCTTGAAATAcctcaatattttaattttactctAAAACATCAATCATCCAGTTCCactaacattttcttttgtttttttttttttttttttttttttttttttgggggggggggggggggggtttggaACCCATTGAGACACCATAAAGGAAAGAAAGACCcagaaaagggggaaaaaaaaaaaaaaaggaaaaagaggacGAAATGGagattaaaacaaaattgaagcAGTAGTGAGCACCACATAGAACAAATGACTAGGGGACGAAAAggagattaaaagaaaattgaagcaGTAGTGAACACTACATAGAAAAATTGACTAGAAAACAAGTATGCAGCTTCCCTTGGCCATAGGGGTTCCTACATCATGGTAGTGATAAAGCAATGAATTGAGCAACAATTGAGAAGATAGGAGAGGGTTTGTGTAAAGAGAGGAAAGTTTTAATTTGGTTAGTTGGAGCTATATTAAATGGGATATTATTgtcattttatgaaataaaaataaaaataacattccCTAGTCATAGTAATGTGGATACTTACCAGTTCTGAAGGGGATCGACATTCCCAAAGAAGTAAGTTTTAATGGGAATCTGGATATATGTATGTAGGAATCCATAGGAATATCTTGGTATCCTTATGTATGTGCATGACATTTATATTGACAGACAACTATCGACTTCATTTGAGAAGATTGTAAACCACCTAAACAAGTAAACATCTTATTACTCTTGTTTGAAATAAAAACTATATACATGATTTAACAAAGAACCACATCATTCTGCAAAGTTATGAACAACATGCACAGCTGCCAGTCTAAGAAATGTATCTAGACCGAGGTTTCTCCTCTTTCTAACATATTTTGTCTCTtaccataaaaaaagaaattgattttaATAGAATCAACTACCAGGCTAGTCCAGGTTGTCCACATCACAAATACTCCTTGACGTTGTTTATGCTGAAATTTGCACGTGTAATaagtatttatatatgtattgtaGACATAAGCATGGATACAACTTGACAATCTAAACAACGGCTATTCTATGTAGTGTGCTTTTATATCATAACAGTAACCATTAAGCATGCTCGATAAATTAGAGTAGATTAAATATATCTTTTAAAGTTACCTTAAAATAAGGAATAGTTTTCTTCAAGAAATCTGGTCCTGGCTGAAAATCTGCATCAAAGATTGCCACAAACTCGTAATCTTTTACATAATCACAGCTCATTGCAGATTTGAGATTTCCTGCCTTATAGCCAGTGCGAATGAGACGGTGTCTATACAATATGCGAACACCCCTTTGTTGCCATTTCTGTACTTCTGCCTTGATAAGTTGTTGGACATCTGATTCATCAGAATCATCAAGAACCTGTACAAGCATTCTCTCCTTTGGCCAGTCCTGGATACAAACTGCTGCAATAGATTGTTGGTAAACCTGTGCAGCACCCAAGGACAGTAGATATTAAGGTTTACTgaggaaaaaaggaaagaaataatacaaaaaacacTGAAAAACTGAAACAgaacaatatatacatagatgtgtgtgtgtgtgcaaatAAAAAACCGGCATTGTCAATTCAATGCAAATTTACTATggattaaattaagaaaaaattaaaataaaaattgaatatttgTGAACGTAAAACAGCAAACAaacatacaaacacacacaatataataataaatgattATGATTttctacataaaaataaatgagagcTCCTGTCCATATCCAAGTAGGTACTGAAAATCATACAGAACAATGCACATTCTTCACTCTTCTCTCCCTTTACTCTCTCATATCATGTTCTGTAATTATACCTTGAACTTTATGTTCTTGAAGaaatgttataatgtttttattagtacacagaaacacacacatagccTGTAGGTCTTGAATTCAGGACCCAAATCTTTACCCCATTCTTATAAAGGAGAAAGTGTCATTTGAGTCAACGCTCGTTGACGTTGAGCatacagcaacaacaacaaccaccaaaccttaatcccaaaattttggggttagCTATGGATCTCCAACACACCAGTCAGGCTCGGCCACATTTATTCTTTTCTGCCATTCTCTTTTATACAAAGTTATAATCTCTATTACTTCTTTAATTAACATGTCCTTTTTTACTACTTCTAGTAATGTTAATTTTAGTCTTCCTTTACCTTTTCCATTCCTTGaatcaactcactctttctcACCGGTGCATTAATAGCTCTCTTCTAAACTAACCAAaccatctcttttttttgatagataataacagttttattgaaaaaaaaaaagcacaatgAATTTACGATAGTAAACTCACTGCACTGAAAAGAATACAAACCAATCAAATAGAAAGGCTAACAGAATTAAGGAAATCAAACAAAGAGTGACAATGCGTAAACCCCCAAACCCGggaccactcaaacaaagtcctGAGTAGCAAAGACTTCACACAGTCTACAAGTCTCTCAGTTTCCTCAAAAGTACGGGCATTGCGCTCCTTCCAAATTAACCACATAATACAAGCTGGAACCATATTCCACACTTTTGAAGTGTGactccccaaccaattccaccatgcAGTAAGAAGAGAAACAACATTCTTCGTCATCACCCACTGAACCCCAAACAAACGAAGGACTTCACTCCACAAAGTATAAGCATACTTGCAATGGATCAATAAATGATCCACAATTTCCTCTTCACATCGACAAAGGCAGCACCAAACCATCTCAAGCAACTCTCCCTTATTTTTTCATCAATAGGGGCTGTCCTTATCTTTAAACGAATTTCCTTATTTCAAATCTTAACTTTCCTTATATTCTACCTTTTATCCATCTTAACATTCTTATTCAATTACACTCGTTTAATGAATATGTTACTTCTTAACAGCCCAACATTCAGTACCATTGAGTATAGttgatccttttttttaatagatagaTAGAGTAGGAGAGGGGAGAGTGGGGTTCAAACCACAAAGGACACCATTATCGCAGGGTATCATTGGAACCCCGAGTATAGTTGGTTTATTTACATTTAGATTGATGATCGCCGAAAGGCTTATGATATGATAAGTCACTACAGTAACAACAAGTcttaatcccaaattttttggGTTCGGCTATAGATCCTTAACAAATTAGTTAAGATCAGCTACATGAATTCTTTTCCTCCTTTCTATTCAATCTGAAGTCATATTCTatgttacttccttaattgacaaGTCCctttttattacttctactaatgttattttggGTTTTCCTCTACCTTTTTTAATTCCCTTAACTTAAATCAACTTACTCCTTTTTACAGGTGCATTAATCTCTCTCCTCTGAACATAACAACCATCTTAAGCGACCCTTtatcatcttttcatcaataggagCTACCCCTATCTTTAAGGGGGTACAAATACAATATGATCTGTCATTgctaaaagaaaaattttcaccatttttgGATAACTATGTCACTGCTAAAAGATTTATTGTTAAATGACTTAAATCTGTTACTATTGGGCAACTTAAGCAGCAACAGAATGAGTCTCTTACATTTACTTTCCAAATATACTCTAACATGtaccatatttttatttttgtttacttatatattatttttccaatCCTATCATTACTACCTATTATTTCTCCTCAAGGCAGTCAGAAGGGATCCATTAAGATCAATTCAAATtggacaaaaaattttaattttctaccaTCTGCATCTTCCCAGTTACAAAATCTACATGCATTCAATCTTTTTAATCAAAGATAAGACAAGAGAAAGCTATCTAAGATAGTTTGGTTATACATGATGAAGACCTCTAAACACAATAGGAGTATTTGGTTCACTTTGGAGACACAAAGGACAAGAGAAACATCAAATAACAGACTGGTAGAGAGCAGTGAGTGAAGACATGAGGACTTCGCAGAAGGCCTGGCCTATACCTTAAGTAGACCAGGATGGAAAAAGAAGACATAGGAGCCAAAACCAAGTTGTATGGACGTGAATTGAGTAGCATCCAACAGTCTTAGACAAAAGATCTCTTAATTATGCATGCTAATCTTGAGTCACTTTAAAAAAGAATATGTGACATCATTTGAGATGGTAGACAAGCTTGGCAGTTGGCGCAGCATACTTACAGTTAACAAGGATACAAAAATGTTGCACTATGCAAGACATGGTACAAACTGAAGGAGACAAGAAGTCAATTGTATAAACCCATTGTCTTTCATCTCTATTTCTCTTGGCCACATGCTTCAACAGAGAAATTGAATGCAATACACCAAAGAGGAAACTATTGTAAAACTCACATGTGGTCTCCATAAGGCTTAGGTAGAATCACAATACTTTTCATTATACATGACTCCCATAAATGTGCCAGCATTATAGCTTATACGCAGTgatgaaattaattaaaatcaccTTTTGTTGTTGGTCACAATTTATAAGTGAAGAACTTTTAGTTCCGTTATCTTAGTTCTGCCCCAGGACGTGAAACTGGAATGCTGCTCATCCTACTCGGTCGCAAATAGTAGCTGTTAGTGTACATGAGGCCCAAGCTCATCAGTGGGCCCAAAACTGTACTACTTTACTGCCCTACTTCATACTATCTAAGTTGCACTATTGTGGAGTACCACGTATTGTACTTGAATATTGTTACTATTAAATGGCCTCTCTATATATGAAGACCTCCTCAGTACAGTTGTATACAATTCAATCATATAGAAAATTACATTCTcaaatttaacatggtatcaaagctagGTTCCCCATTCTTCATCAACCTCATGGGAATATCCTAATATATGTATCCTAATCTATTCTAACACTAACAAATACAAGAATTTTTTCATAAccattgaattttgataaattttaagCCAGAATCATATTTAACTTATGTTTTAGCTTACTAGTGCAACAACGTCCACAATTGGCCATACAAGAGTTTAGAATCGAAAAACCAACAACTGGTTCAGCAATGGATCCCCAAATTAATCGATCAAGGTCAGCCACATGTAATATTTTCCAACATCGTATTTTGTTCAAACTCATACACCCtattacttccttaattgataTGTCATTTTTCACTACTTCTATTAATATTTTTCGTTCCCTCAACCTAAAACAACTTATGCTTTCTCACTAGTGCTACATTTAAAAGCTCTACATTTAATCCCTCTCCTTTAAACATATTTCACAACTCTCAAGCTATAGGGCCGTGTATAAGTAAATGATCAATAGTCTCCCCATCCCTCTTACACATGCAACACTAATCAATCACAATTACTAAATGCATCCGCAAATTATGCCTACAAACACATTTTGGATAAATTTCAAGCCAAAACCATCATTTCACTTATGCCTTAGCTTAGCGGTCTTTGAAGAGTTCTATTAACATTGTAAGTTTGAAAAATCTCTCAATGCTACTTTTATTGCCTTAATCCCTAAGAAGAATGATGTCTCTAATTTTTGAGATTTCAAACCTATTAGCTTGGTATGGAGTATTTATAAGATCTTGGTTAAGGTTCTGGCAAATCGTTTGAAAGTGGTGTTAGATCAGTTAATATCTAAATCTCAGAATAGCTTTGTGGGAGGTAGAGAAATCCTTGATTCAGTCCTCATAGCCAATGAGTGTGTTGAAAGTCAGGTGAAGAGTAAGATTCTGAGAGTGATTTGTTAACTAGATATTGAGAAAGCTTATGACCATGTGAAGTGGGAGGCtcttttatatttgttgaaGAGAATGGGCTTTGGGGAGAAATGGTGTAGATGGATTCACATCTACATCTCCACAGTTCAGTTTTTTGTGTTGGTCAATGGGTCTCCAACTGAATTTTTTGGTAGTTCAAGAGGTTTGAGACATGGGGATACGCTATCTCCaatgttatttttggtcatGATGGAGGTGTTTAGTAGGATGTTGAAGAGAATGGAGGGGCAGGTTACTTCATGGCTTTAGAGCAGATGGTAGGAGAGGTGGAGGGGAATGTGTTTCGCACTTGCTATTTGTGGATGATACTATTCTATTCTGTGATGCAAATGTGGAGCAACTCCTTCATGTTCGTTTGTTACTTCATTGTTTTTAGGCCATGGTAGGATTGAAGCTCAATGTGTCTTAGAGTGAAATGGTTCCTATAAGTGAAGTGAATAATGCGCATGCTTTGGCAGAGATTTTGGGTTGTAGGGTTGGGTCTTTGCCAATGACTTATCTCGGTATGCCGTTGGGGGCATCTCATAAGGCCCCCTCTATTAGGAATCCTAAATTGGAAAAAATAGAACGAAAGTTATTTGGGTGAAAGAAAATGTATTTGTTGACAAGTGGTAGGCTAACTTTGCTTAAGAATACGTTATCTAGCCTtgctacttatttttttatctcttttcacCATCCCTACTCATGTGGCTAACAAAATTGAGAAGTTCCAAAGTTATTTTTTGTGGGGTGATTCCAAGACACGCTTGTTGGGTTGGGATAAGGTGTGTATGCCTATTGCCGATGGTGATTTAGGGATTAGGAAACTAACCACTTTCAATAAAGCCTTACTAGGAAAATGGGTTTTGTGCTTCGGGGTGGAGGAGACTCGACTTTCGAGGAGGGTTGTAGCTACTAAATTTggggaagaatttttttttgggggggggggggggggggggagggagagaggggggggggacTTCTAAGCTAGGAAGTGGAGTTCACGAGTGTGGCTTGTGGAGAAGTATTCAAATGAGaaacttttagcaaaaacatCCAGTTTAAGGTTAAGGTGGGGaatagagtgaaattttggacAGATTGGTGGTATGGGGATCTTCCTCTTCATTTGGCTTTTCTGGTCTAATATAATATTGCTACTAATAGAGTGGTCTCTCTCGACTCTTCTTTGATAAGGCAAGGAGCAGAGGACTTGAGAGATTGGGAGGTTCGTTTTATTAGGGGTCCTTATGATTGGGAGGCAGAGTTGGT is part of the Quercus robur chromosome 9, dhQueRobu3.1, whole genome shotgun sequence genome and harbors:
- the LOC126698994 gene encoding probable xyloglucan glycosyltransferase 6 is translated as MTRPENFEFQEWWNQQRDKNNNTNHDLLLDTSSSSSSNNDILTVQVTTPTSDPTVEKGRSRSARQLYWLCLLRFQQLFSFFAFLANGVVYLLRISHRRISSSSSSSSSSSRLYRLIKAFLVLVLILLCLELAAYFKGWHFRPPVGSDEVLGMLGFVYSSWISIRANYLAPPLQALTNVCIVLFLIQSVDRVVLMIGCFWIKFRKLKPVATVRYAAADEEKGNVGAVEEYYPMVLVQIPMCNEREVYQQSIAAVCIQDWPKERMLVQVLDDSDESDVQQLIKAEVQKWQQRGVRILYRHRLIRTGYKAGNLKSAMSCDYVKDYEFVAIFDADFQPGPDFLKKTIPYFKGNDELALVQTRWSFVNKDENLLTRLQNINLSFHFEVEQQVNGMFINFFGFNGTAGVWRIKALEDCGGWLERTTVEDMDIAVRAHLCGWKFIYLDDVRCLCELPESYEAYKKQQHRWHSGPMQLLRLCFVDILRSKVSFAKKANLIFLFFLLRKLILPFYSFTLFCIILPLTMFLPEAQLPAWVVCYVPGIMSILNILPAPRSIPFIVPYLLFENTMSVTKFNAMISGLFRFGSSYEWIVTKKLGRSSENDLVAFEKESDPLVETTGLLRSSSDSGLEELSKLETSKKMGKTRRNRLYRKELTLAFILLTASVRSLLSAQGIHFYFLLFQGITFLIVGLDLIGEQVS